The following nucleotide sequence is from Bradyrhizobium roseum.
GCGCGACTGGGCGCGCGCCCGCGGCGATGACACGCTGATCCTCGTGCTGGCGGACCACAATCATCCGAACAGCCTGGTCGGCACCATCAACGACGACATGGGTACGACGCCCAACGTGCCATTGCGCGAGCGCGTCGGCGTCTACGACAAGGCCGGCTTTCCCAATTATCCGGCGCCCGATGCCGAGGGCTATCCATCGCGCGTGGATGTCAGCAGGCGGCTCGCCATCTTTTCCGCCAGCCTGCCGGACCACTACGAGACCTACCGTCCCAAACTCGATAACCCGAACGAACCGACGGTGAAGGGCGAGCAGGCTGGCAGCTTCAAGGCCAATGAAAAATACAAGGATGTTCCCGGCGTCGCGCTGCGCTTCGGCAATCTGCCCGCGATGATCGGCGCAAGCGTGCATTCAGGCGAGGACGTCATCCTGACCGCAACCGGGCCGGGCAGCGAGCGCGTGCGCGGTTCGATGGACAATACGGAAGTGTTCCGCGTCATGGCGGACGCGCTCGGGCTCGCCGCCGCAGGCAAATAGCTTCGCGCCCGCGGGCCGTGCGCGTCAGGGCACCGTCGGCGCGGCAAACATCAGTTTGACGCAGCTTCGAAAAATCAGGATCTGCCGTTCGAGACGGCTCGGATCGTTCAATGTCTTCGACATAATGATGGCGCCATCGACGATGCAGGACAGCATGTCGGCGACATCGTCGAGATCGATCGGCTCCCGAGGTGGATACACCGCGGCAATGCCGTCGAGAATGCCGCGGAAACGCGCGTTCCAGTCCCGCACCGATTGCGCGGTCAGCTCACGCACTTCGCGATCAAACAGCCGCTCCTGATAGCAGATGCTCGCGATCATGCAGCCCGGATGGCCGCTCGGCAGGTCGGCCATCGTCTCGGCCAACAGCTTCAGCGAGATCAGGAACGCCTGCAGCGGATCATCCGATAATTCACGGCCCCGTGCGAAGATGTCGTCGAACAGACGATCGTTGGTCGCGACATAGCGGCGGAGCATTTCGCGGGCGAGCGCGTTCTTGTCCTTGAAGTGGTAGAAGAAGCCGCTCTTGGTGAGGCCGGCTTCCGCGATCACTTCCTCGATCGATGTGGCGCCAAATCCCTTGGCGAGAACGGCCGCTTCGGCAATTTCGAGAATCCGCTCGCGCGTGGCTTCGCCCTTGCTCATCCGGGGCTCCAGAACTGTACCCATGGTACGGTTTCTCCATGGCTCGCCGCAGGCCCGCGCCGCCGCGCAATCCACAACCATCTGATTTCGTATCATTTCGCAGCTTCCGGTTCACCTGCACCGCAGGCCGTCTAGGACGCCGCGACACTATGAGGCACCAACAGCGCCGGACCCGATCGATGCAGGCGAGACGCATCAAGGCTCCTGTTTTTTTGGAGATATGGATATGGCCAAATATCGACACGCTTTGCCGCAGCATCGCGGCGGCATTTTTCTCACCGACGGCGGCATGGAAACCACGCTGATCTTCCACGAAGGCGTGGATCTGCCGCACTTCGCAGCCTTCGTGCTGCTTGACCACGAAGAAGGACGTGAGAAGCTGAAGCAGTACTACGCGGCGTATCTTGCCGTGGCGCGCCGTCACGGCACGGGGTTTGTGCTCGACAGCCCGACATGGCGTGCCAATCCCGATTGGGGCGCCAAGCTCGGCTTCGACGCCGCGGCGCTCGATGCAGTCAACGCGCGATCGATCGCGTTTCTGGACGCGTTGCGCGCGGAGTGGGAGCGGCCCGGCGCGCCCTGCGTGATCAGCGGCGCCGTCGGACCGCGCGGTGACGGCTACAAGGCCGGCAACATGGATGCTGTGGAGGCGGAAGACTATCACCGCGCGCAGATCGCGGCCTTTGCGAGAGGTGGTGCTGACATGGTCACCGCCTACACGCTCAACAGCGTCAACGAGGCGATCGGCATCGCGCGGGCGGCGCAATCGTTGGATATGCCGTCGGCGATCTCGTTCACGGTGGAGACCGACGGCCGCCTTGTGAAGGGAGAGACGCTCCGCGAGGCGATCGAAGCGGTGGATCGCGAGACCGGCTGCGCGGTCGAGTATTTCCTGATCAACTGCGCGCATCCCACGCATTTCGAGGATGCGCTAAAGGCCGGCGAAGGCTGGACCGAGCGTATCCATGGCCTCAGGGCGAATGCCTCGACCAAGAGCCATGCCGAACTCGACGAATCCGAAGCGCTCGATGCGGGCGACCCTGTCGATCTCGGCCGGCGCTACGTCGCGCTCCGTCGGGCCTTTCCGAAGCTGCGCATCCTCGGCGGCTGCTGCGGCACCGATCACCGGCACGCCGCTGCGATCTGCGAAGCCTGCGTGCCGCCGCGGGCGCTCAGCGCCTGACTCAAACAAGGTGGCGGGATCATAAAAATGGCCGGGATTGCTCCCGGCCATTTTCGTTTGATCGAT
It contains:
- a CDS encoding homocysteine S-methyltransferase family protein yields the protein MAKYRHALPQHRGGIFLTDGGMETTLIFHEGVDLPHFAAFVLLDHEEGREKLKQYYAAYLAVARRHGTGFVLDSPTWRANPDWGAKLGFDAAALDAVNARSIAFLDALRAEWERPGAPCVISGAVGPRGDGYKAGNMDAVEAEDYHRAQIAAFARGGADMVTAYTLNSVNEAIGIARAAQSLDMPSAISFTVETDGRLVKGETLREAIEAVDRETGCAVEYFLINCAHPTHFEDALKAGEGWTERIHGLRANASTKSHAELDESEALDAGDPVDLGRRYVALRRAFPKLRILGGCCGTDHRHAAAICEACVPPRALSA
- a CDS encoding TetR/AcrR family transcriptional regulator is translated as MSKGEATRERILEIAEAAVLAKGFGATSIEEVIAEAGLTKSGFFYHFKDKNALAREMLRRYVATNDRLFDDIFARGRELSDDPLQAFLISLKLLAETMADLPSGHPGCMIASICYQERLFDREVRELTAQSVRDWNARFRGILDGIAAVYPPREPIDLDDVADMLSCIVDGAIIMSKTLNDPSRLERQILIFRSCVKLMFAAPTVP